One Aegilops tauschii subsp. strangulata cultivar AL8/78 chromosome 2, Aet v6.0, whole genome shotgun sequence genomic window, CTCCTCCACCccggcctccctccctccccggGTCCGCCACGCCACACCACGGTCACCACCGCGCCCAAGTCCAGCCAGGGACGGCAATGCACAAAGCAGCGGCGAGGAGTGAGCCATGAGGTGCCGGACGCACCCCTACGAGAGCGCGGTCGGCGTGTGCGCCGCCTGCCTCCGCGGCCGCCTGCTCGCGCTCGCCGCCGCGCAGAACCAGGCGCCCTCgctgcccccgccgccgccgccgccggagcccgtcccgctCTTCCCAAGGTCGGTGTCGCCCTACGTCTGCCCGCGGAAGTCCGACGCCGCCTCGGGGCCGGGGCCGTGGCGCCACCCGTCCAGCCGCCTCTTCTTCCGGACGCCCCAGGTCGGGCCCGGCACCGGCTTCGAGGAGGGCGACATCGGGTTCCAGATCAGGCGGAGGCGGAGCAGCAAGCTCTCCGCCCTCGCCGCGCTCTTCGGCGGTCACCGCCAGCACCAGCACGACGGATCGGAGGAGAAGGGCGCCGATGGCGGAAAGGAGAGGAAGCACGGATCTTGGCTCGCCGGGATCATGCCGCGCGCGCGCGGGCGCCGGAAGGAGGAGCCGCCCACGGAGTCGCCTCGGCCCCCGCGGCGGCGCTCCTCCCGCGTGATCAGCAACCGGGGGCTCTCGCCGGTGCGGTGCTCCTACGAGGGCAGCGAGGAAGGCGGCTCGGTGGCGGACTCGCCGTGGCGGCCGTCGCCGATGCGGAAGACCCCCTGCCGCCGCCTCCTGGGCGGCGCCGGGGCCGGCGTGTCGGGCTTCGCGGTGTGCATCAGCCCGCTCGTCCGCCCCAGCCCGGCCCGGAACCACCACCGCGGCCCTCCGGACGCCCCCGCCCt contains:
- the LOC109734094 gene encoding uncharacterized protein; translated protein: MRCRTHPYESAVGVCAACLRGRLLALAAAQNQAPSLPPPPPPPEPVPLFPRSVSPYVCPRKSDAASGPGPWRHPSSRLFFRTPQVGPGTGFEEGDIGFQIRRRRSSKLSALAALFGGHRQHQHDGSEEKGADGGKERKHGSWLAGIMPRARGRRKEEPPTESPRPPRRRSSRVISNRGLSPVRCSYEGSEEGGSVADSPWRPSPMRKTPCRRLLGGAGAGVSGFAVCISPLVRPSPARNHHRGPPDAPALSGELRPSPLHQPSAGSSLHHCRSWKLADGGRFR